From the genome of Triticum aestivum cultivar Chinese Spring chromosome 3B, IWGSC CS RefSeq v2.1, whole genome shotgun sequence, one region includes:
- the LOC123071304 gene encoding coatomer subunit delta-3: MVVLAASIISKSGKALASRQYVDMSRIRIEGLLAAFPKLVGTGKQHTYVETENVRYVYQPIEELYLLLITNKQSNILEDLDTLRLLSKIVPEYSPSLDEEGVCKAAFQLIFAFDEAISLGNKENVTVPQIKQYCEMESHEEKLHKLIMQSKINDTNDLMRRKVTEIEKNKIDRGKTGEGFAPTRTPNNFNDMNIRGGPGSEIDRIFTDKTKGRSSAPSPAPSKMPGGMKLSKAHKPNQFLESLKAEGEVILEDTQLSTIKSRSSSSIPPSDPITVTIEEKLNVTVKRDGGVTNFDVQGTLALQILNDTDGYIQLQIENQDAPGLSFRTHPNIDKQLFNGQKIVGARDPTRPFPSGQNETPLVKWRIEGLTESSLPLTVTCWPSTSGNTTVVNIEYEASDMFDLHNVIVSIPLPALRDAPSVKQIDGEWRYDSRDSVLEWSVMLIDQSNRSGSMEFSVPAADPSTFFPISVGFSASNTFSSMKVTAILPLQGGSSKYSQQVRLVTANYQVV; the protein is encoded by the exons ATG GTGGTTCTGGCAGCTTCTATAATATCAAAGTCTGGAAAGG cacttgcttcaaggcaatatGTTGACATGTCTCGGATAAGGATCGAGGGACTGCTTGCAGCATTTCCAAAGTTGGTTGGAACTGGAAAGCAACATACTTATGTTGAGACGGAAAATGTCCGTTATGTTTATCAACCAATTGAAGAGCTGTATCTGCTACTCATCACAAATAAGCAGAGCAACATCCTTGAAGATCTGGACACACTGAGGCTGCTCTCCAAAATT GTACCTGAATATTCCCCTTCTTTGGACGAAGAGGGTGTCTGCAAGGCCGCATTCCAACTTATATTTGCTTTTGACGAAGCCATTTCTCTTGGAAACAAGGAAAATGTAACTGTTCCACAAATTAAACAATATTGCGAAATGGAGAGCCATGAAGAGAAGCTGCACAAGCTGATCATGCAAAGCAAGATAAATGACACTAACGATCTCATGAGGAGAAAAGTTACTGAGATTGAGAAAAACAAG ATTGATAGAGGCAAGACTGGGGAAGGATTTGCTCCAACAAGAACTCCAAATAACTTTAATGACATGAACATTAGAGGTGGTCCAGGGTCAGAGATCGATCGTATATTTACTGACAAGACAAAAG GGCGATCATCTGCTCCTTCTCCTGCTCCCAGTAAAATGCCTGGTGGAATGAAATTAAGTAAAGCTCACAAGCCAAATCAGTTCCTGGAGTCTTTGAAAGCTGAAGGAGAAGTTATTCTGGAGGATACTCAACTAAGCACAATTAAGTCAAGGTCATCATCATCTATTCCACCAAGTGATCCTATCACAGTGACCATTGAAGAGAAGTTGAATGTCACAGTTAAAAGGGATGGCGGAGTTACTAATTTTGATGTTCAAGGAACCCTTGCTCTCCAAATTCTTAATGACACTGATGGTTATATCCAGTTGCAG ATTGAGAACCAAGATGCACCTGGACTTAGCTTCAGGACGCACCCTAATATTGACAAACAGCTGTTCAACGGCCAGAAAATTGTTGGGGCAAGAGATCCAACCAGGCCTTTCCCCAGTGGTCAGAATGAAACACCCCTGGTGAAATGGAGAATCGAGGGGTTGACTGAGTCTTCTCTGCCATTGACAG TCACTTGCTGGCCTTCAACATCTGGAAATACAACTGTCGTGAACATCGAATATGAAGCTTCAGACATGTTTGATTTGCACAATGTTATCGTCTCCATCCCTCTGCCCGCACTTAGGGATGCTCCAAGTGTAAAACAGATAGATGGAGAATGGAG GTATGACTCAAGAGACTCTGTGTTGGAATGGTCTGTTATGCTTATCGATCAATCCAACCGAAG TGGTTCCATGGAGTTCTCGGTTCCCGCTGCTGATCCATCGACATTTTTTCCCATCTCCGTTGGATTTTCTGCATCAAATACATTTAGTAGCATGAAG GTTACTGCCATCCTTCCATTGCAGGGAGGTAGTTCAAAATATTCACAGCAGGTTCGATTGGTCACTGCTAACTATCAGGTGGTCTGA
- the LOC123071305 gene encoding serine carboxypeptidase-like 27 produces the protein MARGLAAALLALLAAASVSLPSAAAPADQEGDRIRELPGQPPNVDFSQYSGYVTVNPARGRALFYWLVEAAPAAGPIAPLVLWLNGGPGCSSVGYGASEEVGPFRIRPDGKTLYHNKNSWNKAANLLFLESPAGVGFSYSNTSMDLYTAGDAKTALDAYAFLVNWLERFPQYKYREFYIAGESYAGHYVPQLAKLIYEKNNGTQNPTINLKGFLVGNAVTDDYNDYLGTFEYWWSHGLISDSTYHNLKKTCLFDSSEHPSPECVKNLNLASSEEGNIDPYSLYTKPCNSSASLKLGLGGRYPWLSRAYDPCTERYSNIYYNLPEVQAALHANTTGIKYPWKTCSDIVGSYWADSPRSMLPIYHELIAAGIKIWVFSGDTDAVVPVTATRYSISALKLPTLMNWYPWYDHGKVGGWSQVYKGLTLVTVAGAGHEVPLHRPRQALILFRHFLKDTPMPTQ, from the exons ATGGCTCGCGGGCTCGCGGCGGCTCTGCTGGCGCTGCTAGCGGCAGCGTCAGTGTCattgccgtccgccgccgccccggccgaccAGGAGGGCGACCGGATCCGGGAGCTCCCGGGGCAGCCGCCCAACGTGGACTTCTCGCAGTACTCGGGCTACGTCACGGTCAACCCGGCCCGCGGCCGCGCGCTCTTCTACTGGCTcgtggaggcggcgccggcggccgggccCATCGCGCCGCTCGTCCTCTGGCTCAACGGCGGGCCTGGCTGCTCCTCCGTCGGCTACGGCGCCTCCGAGGAGGTCGGCCCCTTCCGTATCCGGCCCGACGGGAAGACGCTCTACCACAACAAGAATTCCTGGAACAAGG CGGCCAATTTGCTCTTCTTGGAGTCGCCGGCCGGCGTGGGCTTCTCCTACTCCAACACGTCGATGGATCTGTACACCGCCGGAGACGCCAAGACAG CACTGGATGCCTACGCTTTTCTGGTGAACTGGCTCGAGAGATTCCCACAGTACAAGTACAGGGAGTTCTACATTGCTGGAGAGAGCTATGCAG GCCATTATGTTCCCCAGCTAGCCAAGCTCATATACGAAAAGAACAATGGCACTCAGAATCCAACAATTAACCTCAAAGGATTCCTG GTGGGGAATGCGGTTACCGACGACTACAATGACTATCTTGGCACATTTGAATACTGGTGGAGTCATGGCCTGATCTCTGACAGCACTTACCACAACTTGAAGAAGACATGCTTGTTTGATTCATCAGAGCACCCTTCCCCTGAATGTGTCAAGAACCTGAACCTGGCTAGTTCCGAAGAAGGCAACATCGACCCTTATAGCCTGTACACAAAGCCCTGCAATAGCTCAGCCTCTCTCAAACTTGGCCTGGGGGGACGCTAT CCTTGGTTGTCCAGAGCTTATGATCCTTGCACCGAAAGATATTCAAATATATACTACAATCTGCCAGAAGTGCAGGCGGCGTTACACGCTAACACAACTGGAATTAAATACCCTTGGAAAACTTGCAG TGATATTGTTGGATCGTATTGGGCGGATTCCCCCAGATCTATGCTTCCTATCTACCATGAGTTAATTGCAGCTGGTATCAAGATATGGGTATTCAG TGGGGATACAGATGCTGTTGTTCCTGTAACCGCAACGAGATATTCGATAAGCGCTCTCAAGCTACCAACACTGATGAATTGGTACCCTTGGTATGACCATGGGAAG GTTGGAGGTTGGAGTCAGGTTTACAAAGGACTAACCCTCGTCACCGTGGCAGGTGCAGGGCATGAGGTACCTCTGCACCGGCCTCGGCAAGCATTAATACTATTCAGACACTTCTTGAAGGACACACCGATGCCAACTCAATAG
- the LOC123071308 gene encoding uncharacterized protein At4g08330, chloroplastic — translation MVRSNSLDSCYSSIQDVTYSCGYCGYALNLSSAARNTAGIGSKYGKNIRKKGVVAFVAVDETRFTQADEVTCAPRLCPWTWRLFRRRSRLLCGKCGGRIGAAYEVDEDEDPAGLSACGGSDDDDDLRTSPGDDSGGVGASRRRNYLIRIGALQPSTDDPPPADPFSL, via the exons ATGGTGAGGTCCAACTCCCTCGACAGCTGCTACTCCTCCATCCAGGACGTCACCTACAG CTGCGGGTACTGCGGCTACGCGCTGAACCTGAGCTCGGCGGCGCGGAACACGGCGGGCATCGGCTCCAAGTACGGCAAGAATATCAGGAAGAAGGGCGTCGTCGCCTTCGTCGCCGTCGACGAGACGCGCTTCACGCAGGCCGACGAGGTCACCTGCGCGCCCCGCCTCTGCCCCTGGACCTGGCGCCTCTTCAGGCGGAGGTCGCGCCTGCTCTGCGGCAAGTGCGGCGGCCGCATCGGCGCCGCCTACGAGGTCGACGAGGACGAGGACCCCGCCGGCCTGTCCGCGTGCGGCGgctcggacgacgacgacgacctgcGGACGAGCCCGGGCGACGATAGCGGCGGCGTCGGCGCGTCGAGGCGCAGGAACTACCTCATCAGGATCGGCGCGCTGCAGCCCTCGACGGACGATCCCCCTCCTGCTGACCCCTTCTCTCTATGA
- the LOC123071307 gene encoding ATP-dependent Clp protease adapter protein CLPS2, chloroplastic — protein MAISSRAAACAALTFPSTAAAAPPSSVSVNPRAQPRKAMAAVARATRAGGAVLDPPAFDQSQLDTLPPAQEGGDTGRLKDRKGTGSGDSYKVLLLDDPRHTEKHVETALPQVVPSVTAEAARQLFHESRQKGAAMVIVAVKEHAEFYAQMMVRHGLRSAIEPESDMAA, from the exons ATGGCGATCAGCAGCAGAGCAGCAGCCTGTGCCGCGCTCACcttcccgagcaccgccgccgccgcgccaccctcGAGCGTCTCCGTGAACCCGAGAGCTCAGCCAAGGAAGGCGATGGCAGCCGTGGCGCGCGCGACCAGGGCTGGCGGCGCGGTGCTGGACCCGCCGGCCTTCGACCAGTCCCAGCTCGACACCCTTCCCCCAGCACAAGAAG GAGGAGACACGGGGAGGCTCAAGGACCGGAAGGGCACCGGCAGCGGCGACAGCTACAAGGTGCTGCTCCTAGACGACCCGCGCCACACCGAGAAGCACG TGGAGACGGCGTTGCCGCAGGTGGTGCCGTCCGTGACGGCCGAGGCGGCGCGGCAGCTCTTCCACGAGTCCCGGCAGAAAGGCGCCGCGATGGTCATCGTCGCCGTCAAG GAGCATGCCGAGTTCTACGCGCAGATGATGGTTCGCCACGGGCTCCGATCTGCCATCGAGCCCGAATCCGACATGGCAGCTTAA
- the LOC123071306 gene encoding uncharacterized protein produces the protein MEATREEPRMVTLRPVEATPESFARFGQVIAASPDGDQFGPHDAQLDLSRGIPRFYIMRLESRPLRFSTITHHASVTQCLGSIGGQDWYLGVAKPSVVDEHSGQDGGRTPVQSPAGHYYLPPDPSEVRVFRVPGPKFLKLHAGTWHAGPLFKGDTLDFYNLELSNTNDVDRTTYYFKKQDGVTFVIEE, from the exons ATGGAAGCCACGCGGGAGGAGCCGAGGATGGTGACGCTGCGGCCAGTGGAGGCCACGCCGGAGTCCTTCGCGCGCTTCGGGCAGGTCATCGCCGCCTCCCCCGACGGCGACCAGTTCGGCCCCCACGACGCCCAGCTCGACCTCAGCCGCGGCATCCCTAG GTTCTACATCATGAGATTGGAGAGCAGGCCGCTCAGGTTCTCGACCATCACCCACCACGCCAGCGTCACGCAGTGCCTGGGCTCCATCGGCGGCCAGGACTGGTACCTCGGCGTGGCAAAGCCTTCCGTCGTGGACGAGCACAGTGGCCAGGATGGTGGCAGGACTCCCGTGCAGTCGCCCGCCGGGCACTACTATCTGCCTCCGGATCCGTCCGAGGTCCGCGTCTTCCGGGTCCCCGGTCCCAAGTTCCTCAAGCTGCACGCCGGGACCTGGCACGCCGGGCCGCTGTTCAAGGGAGACACCCTGGATTTCTATAACCTGGAGCTGAGCAACACCAAT GACGTTGATCGCACCACGTACTACTTCAAGAAGCAGGACGGCGTAACCTTTGTGATCGAGGAGTGA